The following are from one region of the Gadus chalcogrammus isolate NIFS_2021 chromosome 19, NIFS_Gcha_1.0, whole genome shotgun sequence genome:
- the LOC130372630 gene encoding uncharacterized protein LOC130372630: protein MEFILEEFVKQPSLEVFHKCTKDNLTSIADHYSIIVSKTKAKKALKHELWTALFEEGMLPDPGMTLSPTKQAFPDQSIRRLELELELRRLELQDKTSEREAAARLKEQEFRFKQMELEEQTKREIRLKELELNLAPPPRHGSGAQADFDVNKCIRMIPPFNGKDVDKYFILFERTADTLKWPKNVWPLLLQCVFTGKAQEAYTSLSPADSLDYDKVKAAVLRAFELVPEAYRQKFRRYKKLDNHTFSEFSREKEALFDRWCHASKVTDFEQLRELILLEEFKNCLSDRLATYINEQKALTLAAASVLADEYVLTHKDSFERTPVSERSSYSSWRKSSSSHSDNVPVRTYVPFVKREGEEKLEKSDRVEGVKERPTCSYCKKIGHTINKCFTLKNKSQPPKSVVLIKSESLVSASTEPVRTPDPEFQPFLMKGFVSLTEGDSKVPVHIIRDTASNQSVILEHVLPFSDKSAVESDVLVRGFDMRYVGLPLHNIYLESDLIKGCVKVGVCAQLPIEGVTLLLGNDLAGGKMLINPEVIAVPLPANSDELALKFPKVFSVCAVTRAMAERQKLEAEVELSDSFLVDCSVSPNASPEVPARSVLPQLDAKVCMSREQLVADQKRDASLAPLFECVISGEALDDMSTGFFLKGNVLMRRWTPPKLCGDDSWGVVEQIVIPRTYRSEILKLAHDNPLSGHLGINKTFDRVLRYFFWPGLKGDVRHHCKTCHVCQVAKTQAIPPYPLYPIPVIGEPFERVQIDCVGPFNRTKSGNKYLLTIMCTATRFPEAIPLSSITAPAVVKALVKFFSVFGLPKIVQSDQGTNFMSRVFAQVMKQLNITHLYSSAYHPESQGAIERFHRTLKSMLRTYCLESDRDWDEGVHLLLFAAREVVQESLGFSPAELVFAHTVRGPLRLLQEKWLGDSKPQNLLDYVSKFRFKLHRACELAKQNMTVAQGKMKRLFDKGARSRSFRPGDKVLVLLPIPGSSLQARYSGPYLFKKKVGDRDYIIDTPERRRRSRLCHVNMLKPLL from the coding sequence ATGGAGTTTATTTTGGAAGAGTTTGTTAAGCAACCTTCTCTTGAGGTGTTTCATAAATGCACTAAAGATAATTTGACTTCTATTGCTGATCATTATAGCATCATAGTCTCGAAGACAAAAGCGAAGAAAGCGTTAAAACATGAATTATGGACTGCATTGTTTGAGGAAGGCATGTTGCCTGACCCTGGCATGACCCTTTCGCCAACAAAACAGGCCTTCCCTGATCAAAGCATTAGAAGGTTGGAATTGGAGTTAGAGCTGCGGCGACTAGAGTTGCAGGACAAAACTAGTGAGAGGGAGGCGGCAGCCAGGCTTAAAGAGCAGGAGTTCAGGTTTAAACAAATGGAATTGGAGGAGCAGACTAAACGAGAAATACGCTTAAAAGAGCTAGAGCTAaacctggcccctcccccacgaCATGGCAGTGGTGCACAAGCTGATTTTGACGTTAACAAGTGCATTCGTATGATTCCTCCATTTAATGGTAAAGATGTTGATAAATACTTCATTCTGTTCGAGCGCACGGCTGACACTTTGAAATGGCCCAAAAATGTTTGGCCGTTACTTTTGCAATGTGTGTTTACTGGGAAAGCCCAGGAGGCGTATACATCGTTGTCACCAGCTGACAGTCTTGACTATGACAAAGTCAAGGCTGCCGTGCTTAGGGCATTTGAATTGGTGCCTGAAGCCTATAGGCAAAAGTTTCGCCGGTATAAGAAGTTGGACAATCACACCTTTTCTGAGTTTAGTCGGGAGAAAGAGGCTCTGTTTGACCGCTGGTGTCATGCATCTAAAGTAACAGACTTTGAACAGTTACGTGAGCTCATCCTGCTAGAAGAGTTTAAGAACTGTTTATCAGATAGGCTGGCAACCTATATTAATGAGCAAAAAGCTTTGACACTGGCAGCCGCATCTGTCCTTGCGGATGAGTATGTGCTCACCCACAAGGACAGTTTTGAGAGGACTCCTGTGTCAGAGCGTAGTTCTTACTCATCATGGCGCAAATCTAGCTCTTCTCACTCAGACAATGTTCCAGTAAGAACCTATGTTCCATTTGTTAAGCGGGAGGGTGAAGAGAAGCTTGAAAAGTCAGACAGGGTGGAGGGTGTGAAGGAGAGGCCAACTTGCAGTTATTGTAAGAAAATAGGTCACACCATTAACAAATGCTTTACTCTTAAGAACAAGTCTCAACCACCGAAATCTGTTGTGTTAATTAAAAGTGAGTCTTTAGTTTCAGCTTCAACAGAGCCGGTGCGCACTCCTGACCCTGAATTCCAGCCCTTTTTAATGAAGGGTTTTGTCTCTTTGACAGAGGGGGACTCTAAGGTACCAGTTCATATCATCAGGGACACTGCGTCCAACCAATCTGTAATCTTGGAGCATGTGTTGCCGTTTTCAGATAAGTCTGCTGTTGAATCAGATGTGCTCGTTAGAGGGTTTGATATGCGATATGTGGGCCTGCCGCTTCATAACATCTATCTTGAGTCAGATTTGATCAAGGGGTGCGTTAAGGTGGGGGTCTGTGCGCAACTCCCAATCGAGGGGGTGACTCTGCTCTTGGGCAATGATTTGGCTGGTGGTAAAATGCTCATTAATCCAGAGGTAATTGCTGTTCCTCTGCCAGCGAACTCTGACGAATTGGCATTGAAATTTCCCAAAGTGTTTTCTGTCTGTGCCGTGACGCGGGCAATGGCCGAGCGTCAAAAATTGGAGGCTGAGGTGGAACTGTCCGACAGTTTTCTGGTTGACTGTTCAGTTTCCCCAAACGCCTCTCCAGAGGTCCCTGCCCGTTCTGTTTTGCCTCAACTTGACGCAAAGGTTTGCATGTCACGTGAGCAGCTAGTTGCCGATCAAAAGCGGGACGCATCACTAGCTCCTCTCTTTGAATGTGTGATTTCAGGAGAGGCGTTAGATGATATGTCAACAGGGTTTTTCCTAAAAGGTAACGTGCTCATGCGTAGGTGGACGCCTCCAAAGTTATGTGGCGATGATAGTTGGGGGGTGGTGGAACAGATCGTTATTCCTCGAACATATCGGAGTGAGATTTTGAAACTAGCACATGATAATCCACTTTCTGGTCACCTAGGAATTAATAAGACTTTTGATCGTGTCTTGCGGTACTTTTTCTGGCCAGGGCTAAAAGGTGACGTGCGTCACCATTGTAAAACTTGTCATGTTTGCCAGGTTGCTAAAACTCAAGCCATCCCTCCATATCCACTTTATCCAATTCCTGTTATTGGTGAGCCGTTCGAGCGTGTGCAAATTGACTGTGTTGGGCCTTTCAATCGCACCAAGAGTGGTAACAAGTACTTGTTAACTATAATGTGTACAGCGACACGCTTTCCAGAGGCCATTCCTTTGAGTTCTATTACAGCTCCAGCTGTTGTTAAAGCCTTGGTCAAGTTCTTCTCTGTGTTCGGCCTTCCCAAAATTGTACAGTCCGACCAGGGAACTAATTTTATGTCGCGTGTTTTTGCACAAGTTATGAAACAGCTTAACATCACTCATTTGTATTCGAGCGCTTATCACCCGGAGAGTCAGGGAGCCATCGAGCGTTTCCATAGGACATTGAAGTCTATGTTGCGCACCTACTGCCTTGAGTCTGACAGGGACTGGGACGAGGgcgtccatctcctcctctttgcCGCTCGTGAGGTGGTACAGGAATCCCTCGGCTTTAGTCCCGCCGAGCTGGTGTTTGCACACACTGTGAGGGGGCCCCTAAGACTCTTGCAGGAGAAGTGGCTGGGGGATAGCAAACCTCAAAATCTGCTCGACTATGTGTCAAAGTTCCGTTTCAAACTTCACCGCGCTTGTGAATTggcaaaacaaaacatgacCGTTGCACAGGGCAAAATGAAGAGATTGTTTGACAAGGGTGCAAGAAGCAGGAGTTTTCGTCCCGGTGATAAAGTGCTGGTTCTATTGCCTATTCCTGGCTCTTCTCTGCAGGCGCGTTATAGCGGCCCTTACCTCTTCAAAAAGAAGGTGGGTGATCGAGACTACATCATCGACACCCCTGAACGTCGACGGCGTAGTAGGCTGTGCCATGTTAATATGTTGAAACCCTTACTTTGA